Sequence from the Ereboglobus luteus genome:
TCAAGGAACTCGAGCAATTCCGCCCGCATCTCTTTCACGGCGTTTTGAGTGGACTGGTTCTTCAACATTTCCTCCACGATAATTTGCCCGAGAAGCCGGCCCGCCTGGGTGTCGCTCGGATAATGCGCGCCCGCAAGGACGCGGCTCCACATGATTTCCCGCGCTGCATCGTCGAAGAGCGTTTTATACTCGGGCAACGCCTCGCCCAAAAACATCGCCCAAAGCACGCCGCAGGAGGAATGACCGCTTGGATAGGAGGCGCTGCGCGGCACGTCCACGCAAGGCTCGACTCCGAGGCCGCGCTTGTGGGGACGAACGCGATTCCATTGGTTTTTGGACGCAATCATGACCACGCGGCGCTCCGCCGTTGCCTGCCGCAAAATCGCGGCCGTGCGGGGCAGATTTTCCTCGGTGAACGCGGAGCCGAAAACAACCTGCCCCATGCAACCTTCCTCAATGGACAGGAATGCGTGCGCGTTGATGCGCACGGCGCGCGCGACTTGCTCCGGCGTGCGATCTTTTTGGACTTGGAGCAGTGTTTCCACGTCGGCCATTCCGGCAGGCGAGTCGTTCGCGGGCGGTGGAGGAAT
This genomic interval carries:
- a CDS encoding phosphatase PAP2 family protein → MKKLLTITLFLISGLAVAFGAPPIHHLTTEHEDILAKLTTPRFLTTNHEVILAKIPPPPANDSPAGMADVETLLQVQKDRTPEQVARAVRINAHAFLSIEEGCMGQVVFGSAFTEENLPRTAAILRQATAERRVVMIASKNQWNRVRPHKRGLGVEPCVDVPRSASYPSGHSSCGVLWAMFLGEALPEYKTLFDDAAREIMWSRVLAGAHYPSDTQAGRLLGQIIVEEMLKNQSTQNAVKEMRAELLEFLEKHPEARARAEGLKD